A segment of the Chaetodon trifascialis isolate fChaTrf1 chromosome 2, fChaTrf1.hap1, whole genome shotgun sequence genome:
TCTGTAGCACAGATGTTAGGGCACTGTTCTCCATGCTGTATCTCCCAAATCCAGCAACACGATTACAGCTCATTCACGTTTCTTTCAtataaacaaagacattttcttttataAATGAGCCATAGGTTACAGTTGTGTCAATGCAAAAAGGCACTTCTGTTTTCGGTCTGCTACTGAGACCCTTCAAGTTGATTGCACTTAGTTTAATCACTTGGTGAAGTTTCACCATCATCAAACTCTAGATGACACTAAACCACATCCTGATCATTGTCCCACAGGGGTTAGCACATTTCCAATATGCTGTAACCTTAAATTCATTATTCAGTATCTCTAAAACAGATGATCTAGTATGTAGTGTTGTCACTGGACAGCAAAGGGCTGGTAAGTGCCACTTTTCCAATTGTGGATATCTGAAAttggaatgaaaatgagactTTTTAAGCATTCAGTGAGCCATAGCAGGACCTCACAAGTCAGGGTGGGCAAGGCCACTCTGCAGAATCTTTCcaagtgtttgtattttattgcaTCTTAGAAATATGATGGCTTTAGTGATACTAGATTGTTATTTGATGGacagtgtccttgcatcaagGGTATCTCATAGTCCAAACCCCCATTTTGCTGCAAGGATGGAGGTGGCTGAGGAGTATGACAGCGGCCAATCTCAGGCTGTTTATGGGGGAGAGTACCATTTCCCCCATTTTCCAGGCAGGCCTTTATCCCCTCCAGTTCCATGGGATCTGAATCAGCTGGGCCAAGCTCTAGCTCCATCCCTGCCTTTGCCTGCCTCCTCTTTCGCACACAGATGATTGTCCCAGCCACCACTGCCAAGCCCAGCACcagtgccagggcagccagGGCCGGGATGAGAGTGTATGTCAGTGGGCCTGGGGTCTCCACCCTGGACTCTGAGGATGTCAGTGAAACCCCTGTGGTGTGAGCCTCTGTACATGACCCTGTCTCAACAGAGCTGTTGGCCCTAGAGTTGACTCTCTCGCCCAGGGGACTGGCACAGACTAAGTAGGTACAGTTGGGTCTCAAACCACGCAGAGTGTACTCAGGGTAAGATGCCGGTACACTCAGGATAATGGGGCGGCGGTCAGGCCCTGAGAGGTTACGGTAGGTCAACCTGATGCCTCGGATGTGTGGCCGGGTCTCGATGAAGCGGTGCAAGTCCAGAAGGATAGATGTGGAGGTCACCTGCCGTGAGCTGATGGCATCAAGTTCAACGGGCATCACAGGGGCAACTATCGAAACTTCTGTTGCTGAAGGTTTTGGTGGCTCAGGGACCTCGTCCACATTTTCACAGTAGAGGCCAGAGGTTCCTGAAGGACACAAACAGCCGAGCTGACCCAGTGGGTCAAAATTACAAGTGCCCCCATTGAGGCAGATGTTTGGTGGGCAGATGTGTGGTTCATATTCCCCGCTGGTGGAGCTAGGGGAGACTGGAGCTTCTGGTGGAAGAGGGTAGGGGGTTTTTGAGGACACTGTTTCCTCactgggtggaggaggaggaggaatggcGTTAGTATGGGTGGTTTCTGGAGATGTTGTGGGTATCTGGGGAACAGGAGTACTTCCAATTGGGGAGCCAATCAGCACTGTTGTGGTAGGTGGACACCCAAAATCTTTGTGCTCCAGTGCTGAAAGCTTCTTCCCAGCATTAACTAAAGGAAAGTGACATCTGGTTTCCTCAGGCCTCCCAAGATTCACTTCCTTCTCCTTTAGCCAGACAGGGAACCAGGCTAATGGACACAAGCAGTTAAATGGGTTCTCAGCTGCGGTCAGGTGTATCAACCGAGGGAACGTCTGGAAGAAATCCTGGGGAAAACCCTGAAGATTAAGTCCACTAAGATCCAGCTCTTGAAGTCCAGTCAATTTCTGGAAGTCCTCCACCCTGAGCTCGCCCAGAGGGTTTGCAGCCAGGCTGAGCTTGATCAGTCCCTTGAGGGAGTCCTGCTTTAGGGCCTGGGGCACCTCAGTTAACTGGTTTGTGGAGATGTCGAGCTCATGGAGATTCCCCAAGGAGGCTATGAGATCCTCGTCCACAGAGGTAAGCCCCAGAGAGGCAACCTTAAGGGCCTCCAGGTGGGGGGTCTGGAGATCTGAGGGCCCCAAAGGTGGGATGTTGTTGTAGCTGAGGTCTAGAAGTAGAAGCCTGGGGAAATGAAGGGATGGCAGAGAAGTGATCTGGTTCCCTTGGAGCTTGAG
Coding sequences within it:
- the LOC139338417 gene encoding vasorin-like, with the translated sequence MLPYFLLVFLSSGLVLSSDCPADCACQGQDSIFCIHRRSSTVPRVPTTTQNLYIFQNGIDTLSQDDFKGLGELELLDLSQNELAEIPEGVFEMLSKLKNLDLSSNHITHIPKGSFSGLVQLERLYLHANRIQSIHPEAFEGLERLLELKLQGNQITSLPSLHFPRLLLLDLSYNNIPPLGPSDLQTPHLEALKVASLGLTSVDEDLIASLGNLHELDISTNQLTEVPQALKQDSLKGLIKLSLAANPLGELRVEDFQKLTGLQELDLSGLNLQGFPQDFFQTFPRLIHLTAAENPFNCLCPLAWFPVWLKEKEVNLGRPEETRCHFPLVNAGKKLSALEHKDFGCPPTTTVLIGSPIGSTPVPQIPTTSPETTHTNAIPPPPPPSEETVSSKTPYPLPPEAPVSPSSTSGEYEPHICPPNICLNGGTCNFDPLGQLGCLCPSGTSGLYCENVDEVPEPPKPSATEVSIVAPVMPVELDAISSRQVTSTSILLDLHRFIETRPHIRGIRLTYRNLSGPDRRPIILSVPASYPEYTLRGLRPNCTYLVCASPLGERVNSRANSSVETGSCTEAHTTGVSLTSSESRVETPGPLTYTLIPALAALALVLGLAVVAGTIICVRKRRQAKAGMELELGPADSDPMELEGIKACLENGGNGTLPHKQPEIGRCHTPQPPPSLQQNGGLDYEIPLMQGHCPSNNNLVSLKPSYF